Proteins from one Mixophyes fleayi isolate aMixFle1 chromosome 9, aMixFle1.hap1, whole genome shotgun sequence genomic window:
- the LOC142101343 gene encoding uncharacterized protein LOC142101343 isoform X5, translating into MKNPPVISPYMQRTITQRAAHKIPPDTLPAPTSRASRAKTPCKSPYGISSCASAPAIATRSPAERLAASNPPPKTKRRTSAGVTRERHSVTVTQPDPRPMPYVLVPVRVKRTGLKLLDPEKVKNLTSAARSPASGGKRLNLIPHQTKGNKQPPVIRRQLRIPRSPMKQATSSRISGRREDTNQPTRNKTTRLDEDTDLLTQQIDGLVLGDKDCVGSTTCDNVQASDIPHQASFPAVGSQDNVSKSVETAQVDDHTDVDPCGDDQQKTSHLPTFPSMSAKNEETRGHCTSREVDSQSKYEQTDVHEQLPGENEEPQIVPSSCHSEENQKTEPTSPDHSLPSSSTIKVVGGLIYTSPEPEPSTGTLCQEVKPTSARSHPTTDTDSVGENCKSLPEKDLTQKSNVNLGQTSNPAEEDTAETASFQAKIYPPVWAGSNEVIRQRQGVLVLTRSTDEDAIFIPKLQFEFTPDNSIDWTAFHQPAANSTGGLNKRNDPGITKPCTPRGPSFSKSVLKKSSTLPNHGSISRGHPESPSAGEVTRNSRYPLYGIVDLSISFQGKFEDQEIPTDIPKILLTEEEIDED; encoded by the exons ATGAAGAATCCTCCGGTAATATCTCCCTATATGCAGAGAACCATTACACAAAGAGCAGCTCATAAGATCCCTCCTGACACGCTCCCTGCGCCTACATCCAGAGCAAG CAGAGCAAAGACCCCTTGTAAATCCCCCTACGGTATCTCCAGTTGTGCGAGTGCACCAGCGATTGCAACACGATCACCAGCAGAGAGATTGGCAGCTTCAAATCCACCACCAAAGACCAAG AGAAGGACAAGCGCTGGGGTCaccagagagaggcacagtgttaCTGTAACACAACCTGACCCCCGGCCGATGCCCTATGTGCTGGTACCAGTGAGGGTGAAGAGGACGGG gtTGAAACTTTTGGACCCAGAGAAAGTGAAGAATTTGACATCCGCAGCTCGATCTCCTGCGTCAG GAGGCAAAAGACTGAATTTAATTCCCCATCAGACGAAGGGTAACAAGCAGCCGCCTGTGATCCGCAGACAGCTCAGGATTCCCAGATCTCCAATGAAACAGGCGACGTCTTCAAGGATTTCTGGCAGACG AGAGGATACTAACCAGCCTACAAGAAATAAGACCACCAGATTGGACGAAGACACTGATCTGTTGACTCAGCAAATTGATGGATTGGTTCTGGGGGACAAGGATTGTGTTGGATCCACAACTTGTGACAACGTCCAAGCGTCCGATATTCCCCACCAAGCCTCATTCCCAGCTGTAGGCAGCCAGGATAACGTCAGTAAATCAGTGGAAACCGCTCAGGTCGATGATCATACTGACGTGGATCCCTGCGGAGACGACCAGCAGAAAACTTCACACTTACCAACCTTCCCAAGTATGTCTGCCAAGAACGAAGAAACGCGTGGTCACTGCACCAGCAGAGAGGTGGACTCTCAGTCCAAATATGAACAGACCGATGTCCATGAGCAGCTGCCAGGAGAGAACGAGGAGCCACAAATTGTCCCTTCTTCATGCCATAGTGAAGAAAACCAAAAAACTGAGCCTACATCTCCCGACCATTCCCTACCCAGCAGTTCCACAATTAAAGTTGTAGGTGGTTTAATTTATACATCTCCAGAACCAGAGCCAAGCACAGGAACTCTATGTCAAGAAGTAAAGCCAACGTCAGCCCGTAGTCATCCGACTACTGATACTGATTCAGTGGGTGAGAACTGCAAGTCGCTCCCTGAAAAGGACTTAACTCAAAAAAGCAACGTGAACTTGGGGCAAACTTCAAACCCAGCTGAAGAAGACACAGCAGAAACGGCCTCGTTCCAGGCCAAAATATATCCACCTGTCTGGGCAGGGAGTAATGAAGTTATAAGGCAAAGGCAGGGGGTCCTGGTGCTGACGAGGAGTACGGATGAAGATGCCATCTTTATTCCCAAGCTTCAATTTGAGTTCACTCCTGATAACAGCATAGACTGGACGGCGTTCCATCAGCCTGCTGCGAACAGCACTGGAGGACTAAATAAAAGGAACGACCCCGGGATTACGAAACCATGTACCCCTCGAGGACCTTCTTTTAGCAAGAGTGTCCTGAAAAAGTCTTCTACACTTCCAAACCATGGGTCTATCTCCAGAGGTCACCCCGAGTCCCCCAGTGCTGGGGAGGTAACAAGGAACAGTAGATACCCCTTGTATGGGATCGTGGATCTGTCCATTTCATTTCAGGGGAAATTCGAGGACCAGGAAATTCCAACCGACATTCCCAAAATATTACTGACAGAGGAAGAAATTGACGAGGACTAA
- the LOC142101343 gene encoding uncharacterized protein LOC142101343 isoform X4: MRTWCSCGDKNKSINPAAKMKNPPVISPYMQRTITQRAAHKIPPDTLPAPTSRASRAKTPCKSPYGISSCASAPAIATRSPAERLAASNPPPKTKRRTSAGVTRERHSVTVTQPDPRPMPYVLVPVRVKRTGLKLLDPEKVKNLTSAARSPASGGKRLNLIPHQTKGNKQPPVIRRQLRIPRSPMKQATSSRISGRREDTNQPTRNKTTRLDEDTDLLTQQIDGLVLGDKDCVGSTTCDNVQASDIPHQASFPAVGSQDNVSKSVETAQVDDHTDVDPCGDDQQKTSHLPTFPSMSAKNEETRGHCTSREVDSQSKYEQTDVHEQLPGENEEPQIVPSSCHSEENQKTEPTSPDHSLPSSSTIKVVGGLIYTSPEPEPSTGTLCQEVKPTSARSHPTTDTDSVGENCKSLPEKDLTQKSNVNLGQTSNPAEEDTAETASFQAKIYPPVWAGSNEVIRQRQGVLVLTRSTDEDAIFIPKLQFEFTPDNSIDWTAFHQPAANSTGGLNKRNDPGITKPCTPRGPSFSKSVLKKSSTLPNHGSISRGHPESPSAGEVTRNSRYPLYGIVDLSISFQGKFEDQEIPTDIPKILLTEEEIDED; encoded by the exons tccATAAATCCGGCAGCCAAAATGAAGAATCCTCCGGTAATATCTCCCTATATGCAGAGAACCATTACACAAAGAGCAGCTCATAAGATCCCTCCTGACACGCTCCCTGCGCCTACATCCAGAGCAAG CAGAGCAAAGACCCCTTGTAAATCCCCCTACGGTATCTCCAGTTGTGCGAGTGCACCAGCGATTGCAACACGATCACCAGCAGAGAGATTGGCAGCTTCAAATCCACCACCAAAGACCAAG AGAAGGACAAGCGCTGGGGTCaccagagagaggcacagtgttaCTGTAACACAACCTGACCCCCGGCCGATGCCCTATGTGCTGGTACCAGTGAGGGTGAAGAGGACGGG gtTGAAACTTTTGGACCCAGAGAAAGTGAAGAATTTGACATCCGCAGCTCGATCTCCTGCGTCAG GAGGCAAAAGACTGAATTTAATTCCCCATCAGACGAAGGGTAACAAGCAGCCGCCTGTGATCCGCAGACAGCTCAGGATTCCCAGATCTCCAATGAAACAGGCGACGTCTTCAAGGATTTCTGGCAGACG AGAGGATACTAACCAGCCTACAAGAAATAAGACCACCAGATTGGACGAAGACACTGATCTGTTGACTCAGCAAATTGATGGATTGGTTCTGGGGGACAAGGATTGTGTTGGATCCACAACTTGTGACAACGTCCAAGCGTCCGATATTCCCCACCAAGCCTCATTCCCAGCTGTAGGCAGCCAGGATAACGTCAGTAAATCAGTGGAAACCGCTCAGGTCGATGATCATACTGACGTGGATCCCTGCGGAGACGACCAGCAGAAAACTTCACACTTACCAACCTTCCCAAGTATGTCTGCCAAGAACGAAGAAACGCGTGGTCACTGCACCAGCAGAGAGGTGGACTCTCAGTCCAAATATGAACAGACCGATGTCCATGAGCAGCTGCCAGGAGAGAACGAGGAGCCACAAATTGTCCCTTCTTCATGCCATAGTGAAGAAAACCAAAAAACTGAGCCTACATCTCCCGACCATTCCCTACCCAGCAGTTCCACAATTAAAGTTGTAGGTGGTTTAATTTATACATCTCCAGAACCAGAGCCAAGCACAGGAACTCTATGTCAAGAAGTAAAGCCAACGTCAGCCCGTAGTCATCCGACTACTGATACTGATTCAGTGGGTGAGAACTGCAAGTCGCTCCCTGAAAAGGACTTAACTCAAAAAAGCAACGTGAACTTGGGGCAAACTTCAAACCCAGCTGAAGAAGACACAGCAGAAACGGCCTCGTTCCAGGCCAAAATATATCCACCTGTCTGGGCAGGGAGTAATGAAGTTATAAGGCAAAGGCAGGGGGTCCTGGTGCTGACGAGGAGTACGGATGAAGATGCCATCTTTATTCCCAAGCTTCAATTTGAGTTCACTCCTGATAACAGCATAGACTGGACGGCGTTCCATCAGCCTGCTGCGAACAGCACTGGAGGACTAAATAAAAGGAACGACCCCGGGATTACGAAACCATGTACCCCTCGAGGACCTTCTTTTAGCAAGAGTGTCCTGAAAAAGTCTTCTACACTTCCAAACCATGGGTCTATCTCCAGAGGTCACCCCGAGTCCCCCAGTGCTGGGGAGGTAACAAGGAACAGTAGATACCCCTTGTATGGGATCGTGGATCTGTCCATTTCATTTCAGGGGAAATTCGAGGACCAGGAAATTCCAACCGACATTCCCAAAATATTACTGACAGAGGAAGAAATTGACGAGGACTAA
- the LOC142101343 gene encoding uncharacterized protein LOC142101343 isoform X1 has protein sequence MEPNGAPMGRRNRVQQTRRGEKACEVVGTSAETEPLWAGEIECNKQDVGRKHVRWLGPLQSINPAAKMKNPPVISPYMQRTITQRAAHKIPPDTLPAPTSRASRAKTPCKSPYGISSCASAPAIATRSPAERLAASNPPPKTKRRTSAGVTRERHSVTVTQPDPRPMPYVLVPVRVKRTGLKLLDPEKVKNLTSAARSPASGGKRLNLIPHQTKGNKQPPVIRRQLRIPRSPMKQATSSRISGRREDTNQPTRNKTTRLDEDTDLLTQQIDGLVLGDKDCVGSTTCDNVQASDIPHQASFPAVGSQDNVSKSVETAQVDDHTDVDPCGDDQQKTSHLPTFPSMSAKNEETRGHCTSREVDSQSKYEQTDVHEQLPGENEEPQIVPSSCHSEENQKTEPTSPDHSLPSSSTIKVVGGLIYTSPEPEPSTGTLCQEVKPTSARSHPTTDTDSVGENCKSLPEKDLTQKSNVNLGQTSNPAEEDTAETASFQAKIYPPVWAGSNEVIRQRQGVLVLTRSTDEDAIFIPKLQFEFTPDNSIDWTAFHQPAANSTGGLNKRNDPGITKPCTPRGPSFSKSVLKKSSTLPNHGSISRGHPESPSAGEVTRNSRYPLYGIVDLSISFQGKFEDQEIPTDIPKILLTEEEIDED, from the exons tccATAAATCCGGCAGCCAAAATGAAGAATCCTCCGGTAATATCTCCCTATATGCAGAGAACCATTACACAAAGAGCAGCTCATAAGATCCCTCCTGACACGCTCCCTGCGCCTACATCCAGAGCAAG CAGAGCAAAGACCCCTTGTAAATCCCCCTACGGTATCTCCAGTTGTGCGAGTGCACCAGCGATTGCAACACGATCACCAGCAGAGAGATTGGCAGCTTCAAATCCACCACCAAAGACCAAG AGAAGGACAAGCGCTGGGGTCaccagagagaggcacagtgttaCTGTAACACAACCTGACCCCCGGCCGATGCCCTATGTGCTGGTACCAGTGAGGGTGAAGAGGACGGG gtTGAAACTTTTGGACCCAGAGAAAGTGAAGAATTTGACATCCGCAGCTCGATCTCCTGCGTCAG GAGGCAAAAGACTGAATTTAATTCCCCATCAGACGAAGGGTAACAAGCAGCCGCCTGTGATCCGCAGACAGCTCAGGATTCCCAGATCTCCAATGAAACAGGCGACGTCTTCAAGGATTTCTGGCAGACG AGAGGATACTAACCAGCCTACAAGAAATAAGACCACCAGATTGGACGAAGACACTGATCTGTTGACTCAGCAAATTGATGGATTGGTTCTGGGGGACAAGGATTGTGTTGGATCCACAACTTGTGACAACGTCCAAGCGTCCGATATTCCCCACCAAGCCTCATTCCCAGCTGTAGGCAGCCAGGATAACGTCAGTAAATCAGTGGAAACCGCTCAGGTCGATGATCATACTGACGTGGATCCCTGCGGAGACGACCAGCAGAAAACTTCACACTTACCAACCTTCCCAAGTATGTCTGCCAAGAACGAAGAAACGCGTGGTCACTGCACCAGCAGAGAGGTGGACTCTCAGTCCAAATATGAACAGACCGATGTCCATGAGCAGCTGCCAGGAGAGAACGAGGAGCCACAAATTGTCCCTTCTTCATGCCATAGTGAAGAAAACCAAAAAACTGAGCCTACATCTCCCGACCATTCCCTACCCAGCAGTTCCACAATTAAAGTTGTAGGTGGTTTAATTTATACATCTCCAGAACCAGAGCCAAGCACAGGAACTCTATGTCAAGAAGTAAAGCCAACGTCAGCCCGTAGTCATCCGACTACTGATACTGATTCAGTGGGTGAGAACTGCAAGTCGCTCCCTGAAAAGGACTTAACTCAAAAAAGCAACGTGAACTTGGGGCAAACTTCAAACCCAGCTGAAGAAGACACAGCAGAAACGGCCTCGTTCCAGGCCAAAATATATCCACCTGTCTGGGCAGGGAGTAATGAAGTTATAAGGCAAAGGCAGGGGGTCCTGGTGCTGACGAGGAGTACGGATGAAGATGCCATCTTTATTCCCAAGCTTCAATTTGAGTTCACTCCTGATAACAGCATAGACTGGACGGCGTTCCATCAGCCTGCTGCGAACAGCACTGGAGGACTAAATAAAAGGAACGACCCCGGGATTACGAAACCATGTACCCCTCGAGGACCTTCTTTTAGCAAGAGTGTCCTGAAAAAGTCTTCTACACTTCCAAACCATGGGTCTATCTCCAGAGGTCACCCCGAGTCCCCCAGTGCTGGGGAGGTAACAAGGAACAGTAGATACCCCTTGTATGGGATCGTGGATCTGTCCATTTCATTTCAGGGGAAATTCGAGGACCAGGAAATTCCAACCGACATTCCCAAAATATTACTGACAGAGGAAGAAATTGACGAGGACTAA
- the LOC142101343 gene encoding uncharacterized protein LOC142101343 isoform X3, translating into MATTRERAGAEEGPGEPGRRSINPAAKMKNPPVISPYMQRTITQRAAHKIPPDTLPAPTSRASRAKTPCKSPYGISSCASAPAIATRSPAERLAASNPPPKTKRRTSAGVTRERHSVTVTQPDPRPMPYVLVPVRVKRTGLKLLDPEKVKNLTSAARSPASGGKRLNLIPHQTKGNKQPPVIRRQLRIPRSPMKQATSSRISGRREDTNQPTRNKTTRLDEDTDLLTQQIDGLVLGDKDCVGSTTCDNVQASDIPHQASFPAVGSQDNVSKSVETAQVDDHTDVDPCGDDQQKTSHLPTFPSMSAKNEETRGHCTSREVDSQSKYEQTDVHEQLPGENEEPQIVPSSCHSEENQKTEPTSPDHSLPSSSTIKVVGGLIYTSPEPEPSTGTLCQEVKPTSARSHPTTDTDSVGENCKSLPEKDLTQKSNVNLGQTSNPAEEDTAETASFQAKIYPPVWAGSNEVIRQRQGVLVLTRSTDEDAIFIPKLQFEFTPDNSIDWTAFHQPAANSTGGLNKRNDPGITKPCTPRGPSFSKSVLKKSSTLPNHGSISRGHPESPSAGEVTRNSRYPLYGIVDLSISFQGKFEDQEIPTDIPKILLTEEEIDED; encoded by the exons ATGGCGACCACCAGGGAGAGAGCGGGAGCTGAGGAGGGTCCGGGGGAGCCCGGGAGACGG tccATAAATCCGGCAGCCAAAATGAAGAATCCTCCGGTAATATCTCCCTATATGCAGAGAACCATTACACAAAGAGCAGCTCATAAGATCCCTCCTGACACGCTCCCTGCGCCTACATCCAGAGCAAG CAGAGCAAAGACCCCTTGTAAATCCCCCTACGGTATCTCCAGTTGTGCGAGTGCACCAGCGATTGCAACACGATCACCAGCAGAGAGATTGGCAGCTTCAAATCCACCACCAAAGACCAAG AGAAGGACAAGCGCTGGGGTCaccagagagaggcacagtgttaCTGTAACACAACCTGACCCCCGGCCGATGCCCTATGTGCTGGTACCAGTGAGGGTGAAGAGGACGGG gtTGAAACTTTTGGACCCAGAGAAAGTGAAGAATTTGACATCCGCAGCTCGATCTCCTGCGTCAG GAGGCAAAAGACTGAATTTAATTCCCCATCAGACGAAGGGTAACAAGCAGCCGCCTGTGATCCGCAGACAGCTCAGGATTCCCAGATCTCCAATGAAACAGGCGACGTCTTCAAGGATTTCTGGCAGACG AGAGGATACTAACCAGCCTACAAGAAATAAGACCACCAGATTGGACGAAGACACTGATCTGTTGACTCAGCAAATTGATGGATTGGTTCTGGGGGACAAGGATTGTGTTGGATCCACAACTTGTGACAACGTCCAAGCGTCCGATATTCCCCACCAAGCCTCATTCCCAGCTGTAGGCAGCCAGGATAACGTCAGTAAATCAGTGGAAACCGCTCAGGTCGATGATCATACTGACGTGGATCCCTGCGGAGACGACCAGCAGAAAACTTCACACTTACCAACCTTCCCAAGTATGTCTGCCAAGAACGAAGAAACGCGTGGTCACTGCACCAGCAGAGAGGTGGACTCTCAGTCCAAATATGAACAGACCGATGTCCATGAGCAGCTGCCAGGAGAGAACGAGGAGCCACAAATTGTCCCTTCTTCATGCCATAGTGAAGAAAACCAAAAAACTGAGCCTACATCTCCCGACCATTCCCTACCCAGCAGTTCCACAATTAAAGTTGTAGGTGGTTTAATTTATACATCTCCAGAACCAGAGCCAAGCACAGGAACTCTATGTCAAGAAGTAAAGCCAACGTCAGCCCGTAGTCATCCGACTACTGATACTGATTCAGTGGGTGAGAACTGCAAGTCGCTCCCTGAAAAGGACTTAACTCAAAAAAGCAACGTGAACTTGGGGCAAACTTCAAACCCAGCTGAAGAAGACACAGCAGAAACGGCCTCGTTCCAGGCCAAAATATATCCACCTGTCTGGGCAGGGAGTAATGAAGTTATAAGGCAAAGGCAGGGGGTCCTGGTGCTGACGAGGAGTACGGATGAAGATGCCATCTTTATTCCCAAGCTTCAATTTGAGTTCACTCCTGATAACAGCATAGACTGGACGGCGTTCCATCAGCCTGCTGCGAACAGCACTGGAGGACTAAATAAAAGGAACGACCCCGGGATTACGAAACCATGTACCCCTCGAGGACCTTCTTTTAGCAAGAGTGTCCTGAAAAAGTCTTCTACACTTCCAAACCATGGGTCTATCTCCAGAGGTCACCCCGAGTCCCCCAGTGCTGGGGAGGTAACAAGGAACAGTAGATACCCCTTGTATGGGATCGTGGATCTGTCCATTTCATTTCAGGGGAAATTCGAGGACCAGGAAATTCCAACCGACATTCCCAAAATATTACTGACAGAGGAAGAAATTGACGAGGACTAA
- the LOC142101343 gene encoding uncharacterized protein LOC142101343 isoform X2, producing MEPNGAPMGRRNRVQQTRRGEKACEVVGTSAETEPLWAGEIECNKQDVGRKHVRWLGPLQSINPAAKMKNPPVISPYMQRTITQRAAHKIPPDTLPAPTSRARAKTPCKSPYGISSCASAPAIATRSPAERLAASNPPPKTKRRTSAGVTRERHSVTVTQPDPRPMPYVLVPVRVKRTGLKLLDPEKVKNLTSAARSPASGGKRLNLIPHQTKGNKQPPVIRRQLRIPRSPMKQATSSRISGRREDTNQPTRNKTTRLDEDTDLLTQQIDGLVLGDKDCVGSTTCDNVQASDIPHQASFPAVGSQDNVSKSVETAQVDDHTDVDPCGDDQQKTSHLPTFPSMSAKNEETRGHCTSREVDSQSKYEQTDVHEQLPGENEEPQIVPSSCHSEENQKTEPTSPDHSLPSSSTIKVVGGLIYTSPEPEPSTGTLCQEVKPTSARSHPTTDTDSVGENCKSLPEKDLTQKSNVNLGQTSNPAEEDTAETASFQAKIYPPVWAGSNEVIRQRQGVLVLTRSTDEDAIFIPKLQFEFTPDNSIDWTAFHQPAANSTGGLNKRNDPGITKPCTPRGPSFSKSVLKKSSTLPNHGSISRGHPESPSAGEVTRNSRYPLYGIVDLSISFQGKFEDQEIPTDIPKILLTEEEIDED from the exons tccATAAATCCGGCAGCCAAAATGAAGAATCCTCCGGTAATATCTCCCTATATGCAGAGAACCATTACACAAAGAGCAGCTCATAAGATCCCTCCTGACACGCTCCCTGCGCCTACATCCAGAGCAAG AGCAAAGACCCCTTGTAAATCCCCCTACGGTATCTCCAGTTGTGCGAGTGCACCAGCGATTGCAACACGATCACCAGCAGAGAGATTGGCAGCTTCAAATCCACCACCAAAGACCAAG AGAAGGACAAGCGCTGGGGTCaccagagagaggcacagtgttaCTGTAACACAACCTGACCCCCGGCCGATGCCCTATGTGCTGGTACCAGTGAGGGTGAAGAGGACGGG gtTGAAACTTTTGGACCCAGAGAAAGTGAAGAATTTGACATCCGCAGCTCGATCTCCTGCGTCAG GAGGCAAAAGACTGAATTTAATTCCCCATCAGACGAAGGGTAACAAGCAGCCGCCTGTGATCCGCAGACAGCTCAGGATTCCCAGATCTCCAATGAAACAGGCGACGTCTTCAAGGATTTCTGGCAGACG AGAGGATACTAACCAGCCTACAAGAAATAAGACCACCAGATTGGACGAAGACACTGATCTGTTGACTCAGCAAATTGATGGATTGGTTCTGGGGGACAAGGATTGTGTTGGATCCACAACTTGTGACAACGTCCAAGCGTCCGATATTCCCCACCAAGCCTCATTCCCAGCTGTAGGCAGCCAGGATAACGTCAGTAAATCAGTGGAAACCGCTCAGGTCGATGATCATACTGACGTGGATCCCTGCGGAGACGACCAGCAGAAAACTTCACACTTACCAACCTTCCCAAGTATGTCTGCCAAGAACGAAGAAACGCGTGGTCACTGCACCAGCAGAGAGGTGGACTCTCAGTCCAAATATGAACAGACCGATGTCCATGAGCAGCTGCCAGGAGAGAACGAGGAGCCACAAATTGTCCCTTCTTCATGCCATAGTGAAGAAAACCAAAAAACTGAGCCTACATCTCCCGACCATTCCCTACCCAGCAGTTCCACAATTAAAGTTGTAGGTGGTTTAATTTATACATCTCCAGAACCAGAGCCAAGCACAGGAACTCTATGTCAAGAAGTAAAGCCAACGTCAGCCCGTAGTCATCCGACTACTGATACTGATTCAGTGGGTGAGAACTGCAAGTCGCTCCCTGAAAAGGACTTAACTCAAAAAAGCAACGTGAACTTGGGGCAAACTTCAAACCCAGCTGAAGAAGACACAGCAGAAACGGCCTCGTTCCAGGCCAAAATATATCCACCTGTCTGGGCAGGGAGTAATGAAGTTATAAGGCAAAGGCAGGGGGTCCTGGTGCTGACGAGGAGTACGGATGAAGATGCCATCTTTATTCCCAAGCTTCAATTTGAGTTCACTCCTGATAACAGCATAGACTGGACGGCGTTCCATCAGCCTGCTGCGAACAGCACTGGAGGACTAAATAAAAGGAACGACCCCGGGATTACGAAACCATGTACCCCTCGAGGACCTTCTTTTAGCAAGAGTGTCCTGAAAAAGTCTTCTACACTTCCAAACCATGGGTCTATCTCCAGAGGTCACCCCGAGTCCCCCAGTGCTGGGGAGGTAACAAGGAACAGTAGATACCCCTTGTATGGGATCGTGGATCTGTCCATTTCATTTCAGGGGAAATTCGAGGACCAGGAAATTCCAACCGACATTCCCAAAATATTACTGACAGAGGAAGAAATTGACGAGGACTAA